ATGTCAATTACACAAGAGCAACTTCGAGCTatcatcttctatgaatgGCGAGGCGGCATTGGAGCAACGGAAGCAGCCCGCGACATCAACAGCAGATTGAACGACGGCACCGCTGCCATCAGGACTGTCCAGCGGTGGTTCGCTCGCATCGTGAACGGAGGCACCGACTTCAAAGACAATTCCCGGTCGGGACGCACCTACACTGTCGAAGACTCCGTCATTCTCGACGCTGTCGAAAACTATTGGGAGATCAACAGCCGCAGTCTTGCGACGAGATTCGGGTGTAGCTGTTCAACAGTCGTTTGTCGCCTACAGGCTTTCGGTTATAGAAAAGTACTAGCTCGATGGATTCCTCTTGAAATTCTCTCGATTGATTCCTCTTCCTCTATTGAAAGAAGTTTCTCGGAGATCTTCTTACTGGAGATAAGAATTGGGTCCTCTACGACTCTAAAGCGCACCGTGCTGTGTGGCTTTCTCGAGGAAAAGACGCGCTGACGCAAGCCAAATCGGACCACCTCAAGAAGGGTCTCGGAAGAACGGCCGAGACAAGCTTCGGTGCACCTCCTCCACAATATCGCTATGCTCCATGTAGCTAAGGAGACCCATAAAATAGTGGAGGAGTTAGGCTGGAACACGGTGCCCCATCCCCCTTATTCTTCCGACCTACTCTCCTCATACTACCACTTATTCCGGCACCTAGGCTTTTGTAGCTAAATAACCTTCACCATGTTTGAAAAAGTCGATCGGGCCAAGGACTTCTCCGACTCCCAGTCTCCCCAGTTCTGGGAGAAAGTGATCGCTGACCTGCCCATTGGGTGGGACACTGTTGTAATTAATAATGttgattatattattgattaatttctattgcaagttgagtaaaaaaaatacggcagaaaaaattacaaatggtGATAACactttctgtccagcctaataCATTACGCTCTTTATGAATACTAACGGCTATACATGAGGGCTAAAAACATATAAAGATAGAATACTTATACTGAGGTTCAGTTCTTCGTTAAATTCTCTTCGGGTTTCTCTGCATTCTCTGTTTGGATCctcatatttactttttaaaaatcattttatgcTTCATCCTACATAGTTTTTTGTGGAAAGACGCAAAAAATGACTTTTAAGAAgcttatatattatatgttgTGAAGTTTTATAGAACTATTGTAGCAAGTCCTTTTCATTCACCTGTGAGattcccacaaaaaaaagcagctcaAAGAAGTTGCAGTGTATATTTCAGCTATTCTTAAAATGTACTCACAATTTGCCCGTATAATAAGAAATCAAGTTGGTAATCGGCTGTAAATCTTATTTTCTGTCGCTAGGGTCCTCCGAAGGACAAATGTACGAGAATAGCTGGAGATGATTGCTTTCAAGATAAGCAACAGGAGTTTTAGCTGTAGATTATATCTGTACATAATGATTCGTACTCAGCCCCAAATTTGTTCACCCGGCCAAGCACGATCCACAACTGACTGGAGTTGgagagtatatatatatatatatatatatatatatatatatgcatacacACGTATGCACACATATGGACACATTTTGG
This Necator americanus strain Aroian chromosome Unknown Necator_2022.05.29.01.07, whole genome shotgun sequence DNA region includes the following protein-coding sequences:
- a CDS encoding uncharacterized protein (NECATOR_2022.05.29.01.07.G44.T1) codes for the protein MSITQEQLRAIIFYEWRGGIGATEAARDINSRLNDGTAAIRTVQRWFARIVNGGTDFKDNSRSGRTYTVEDSVILDAVENYWEINSRSLATRFGCSCSTVVCRLQAFGYRKVLARWIPLEILSIDSSSSIERSFSEIFLLEIRIGSSTTLKRTVLCGFLEEKTR